GGCAAGCCGATCGGCAGTTTCCTGTTCAGCGGGCCGACCGGCGTCGGCAAGACCGAAGTCGCCAAGCAGTTGGCGTACTGCCTGGGGATCGAGCTACAACGCTTTGACATGTCGGAGTACATGGAGCGCCATGCGGTCTCACGCCTGATCGGCGCACCACCCGGATACGTCGGTTTTGATCAGGGCGGACTGCTGACCGAAGCAATCACCAAGAAACCCTACTGCGTCCTGCTGCTCGACGAGATCGAAAAGGCCCACCCGGACGTTTTCAACATTCTGTTGCAAGTGATGGACCACGGCACGTTGACCGACAATAACGGACGCAAGGCCGATTTCCGCAACGTGGTAATCATCATGACCACCAATGCCGGAGCCGCCGACCTGCAGAAAAGCAGCATGGGCTTCACCAGCAGCAAGCAGACCGGCGACGAAATGGCGGAAATCAAGCGGATGTTCACCCCGGAATTCCGCAACCGCCTGGACGCGACCATCCCATTTGCCCCGCTCGACCGGCAGATTATCCTGCGTGTGGTCGACAAGTTCCTGATGCAACTGGAAGAGCAGCTGCACGAGAAGAAGGTCGAAGCGCATTTCACCGAAGCGATCAAGGAGATGCTCGCCGACAAGGGCTTTGATCCATTGATGGGTGCCCGACCGATGGCTCGCCTGATCCAGGACACCCTGCGCGCTGCACTTGCCGATGAATTGCTGTTCGGCAAACTGGCCAGTGGCGGGCATGTCACGGTCGACCTCGATGAACACGGAAAAATCCGCCTGTCCTTCGCTGAAGAAAAGGCAGAAGCAGTGGCCTGAAGCGGCCGCAGAATCCATTACAGCCATGCCCTGCATGGCTTTTTTTTGACCAGGGAGACCTTGAATGAGCTTTAAAACCCCCGACCTCTGCGACGAATTTGAAAATGAACTGGGCCACGGCCTGCGCGTCGTCACCCCGATGTTCAAGCGCTACGGTGGCCGCGCTGCATTTTCCGGACAGATCGTCACCCTCAAACTGTTTGAAGACAATTCGCTGGTTCGCGAAGCCTTCGGTGAAAACGGAACTGGCAAGGTACTGGTGATTGACGGCGGCGGCTCCCTGCGCTGCGCGCTGGTCGGCGACCAGTTGGCGATCCTGGCCAACAAAAACGGCTGGGAGGGCGTAGTGGTTTACGGCTGTATCCGCGACTCAGGCGACATCAACGGAATCGACATCGGGGTCCGGGCGCTCGACACCCACCCGCAAAAAAGTATCAAGAAAGGGGTTGGTGACAAGAATATCGCCGTCACCTTCGGCGGTGTCACCTTCCAGCCCGGAGAATGGCTGTACGCCGATGAAGACGGCGTACTCGTCTCGGCCAGATCGCTAACCTGATCGATCCCGAAACCGAGTTGCCCGGAATTTCAGCCTTCACCCCTCCAGCAGGACACTGCTGTCGCAGCCGATGCGGGCACCCCCCCAGTGGCGACCATTGACAATCAACGGCAAGTTGATTTCCGACAAGACCTCGCCCGTATCTCGGGCGTAGGTCTGCACCAGCAAGGGCAGACGGTTTTTGG
This genomic window from Dechloromonas sp. ZY10 contains:
- the rraA gene encoding ribonuclease E activity regulator RraA, with translation MSFKTPDLCDEFENELGHGLRVVTPMFKRYGGRAAFSGQIVTLKLFEDNSLVREAFGENGTGKVLVIDGGGSLRCALVGDQLAILANKNGWEGVVVYGCIRDSGDINGIDIGVRALDTHPQKSIKKGVGDKNIAVTFGGVTFQPGEWLYADEDGVLVSARSLT